In Euphorbia lathyris chromosome 9, ddEupLath1.1, whole genome shotgun sequence, the following are encoded in one genomic region:
- the LOC136207070 gene encoding pentatricopeptide repeat-containing protein At1g63330-like — MLTSTSRRLLLSSSSTLPLNPSPFHQITGLISPFHTHNSGAEVNEVVSSFHKLLRAKPRPSVIEFTKLLSSLVRMKQFQTVISLSKRMESVSIKPDVYTCSILINCFCHLERVDFGFSVLGKIYKLGFQPHIVTFTALINGLCKEGKIGHAVDLFDKIVAMGHQPNVQTYTVIVNGLCKIGNLHVAVGLLKRMAEKGCEPDVVTYSAIIDGLCKYNQVDEAFDLFKEIKSKGILPTVVTHNSLIHGLCYSNKWKEASTLFEEMLERNMVPSVVTFTILVDELCKQGMIIKAQSIFSRMIQTGVEPDVVAYSSIIDGYGLHGQMHLARKVFDVMKRKGCNPDVHIYSILINWHCKKKCISEAKQLLYEMSSRGLIPDNHTYSSLIYGLCHARRPWEAFELFKDMCATDYLPDVVTYSTLVHGFCENGHLDIAFSLFNEMQMTKVKPNVVTYNILIEGMCKAGRFKDVKNLLSGLFIDRLQPTVYTYNIIIDGLSKKGFLDKAYQVFKNMENSVCLPDNCSYNVMIHGFLRCKDLAKAAELIRDMRGKGFSADNTTVELVAENDAIVKLL, encoded by the coding sequence ATGCTCACCTCCACCTCCAGACGCCTTCTTCTCTCTTCCTCTTCAACTTTACCTCTCAATCCCTCTCCATTTCATCAGATTACTGGTTTAATTTCTCCCTTCCATACTCATAACTCTGGCGCTGAGGTCAATGAAGTTGTCTCTTCCTTTCATAAGCTTCTTCGTGCGAAACCCCGGCCATCTGTAATCGAGTTCACTAAATTGTTGTCTTCACTGGTTAGGATGAAGCAGTTTCAGACTGTCATTTCTTTGTCCAAGCGGATGGAATCGGTGAGTATTAAACCTGATGTTTATACTTGTAGCATCTTAATTAATTGCTTCTGCCATTTAGAGCGTGTGGATTTTGGGTTTTCTGTTCTCGGAAAAATTTACAAGCTTGGTTTTCAACCTCACATTGTAACCTTCACTGCTTTAATTAATGGTTTATGTAAAGAGGGTAAAATTGGCCATGCAGTGGATTTATTTGATAAGATTGTAGCCATGGGTCATCAACCTAATGTACAAACTTATACTGTAATTGTGAATGGTTTATGTAAAATTGGAAATTTGCATGTGGCTGTCGGTTTGCTCAAAAGAATGGCTGAGAAAGGTTGCGAGCCCGATGTGGTAACATACAGTGCCATTATTGACGGCCTTTGCAAGTATAACCAAGTTGATGAAGCATTTGATCTCTTCAAAGAGATTAAAAGTAAAGGAATTTTGCCTACTGTTGTCACTCACAATTCACTAATTCATGGTCTTTGCTATTCAAATAAGTGGAAGGAAGCTTCGACTCTGTTTGAAGAGATGTTGGAAAGGAATATGGTACCAAGTGTAGTGACTTTCACTATATTAGTTGATGAACTTTGCAAACAAGGAATGATAATAAAAGCGCAATCTATTTTCAGCAGAATGATTCAAACGGGTGTTGAGCCTGATGTCGTTGCATATAGTTCAATTATAGATGGATATGGCCTACATGGACAAATGCATCTAGCTAGGAAAGTGTTTGATGTTATGAAGAGAAAGGGTTGCAATCCTGATGTCCATATTTATAGTATCTTGATTAATTGGCATTGTAAGAAGAAATGTATTAGTGAGGCAAAGCAACTTCTTTACGAAATGTCTTCTAGAGGTTTAATTCCTGACAATCATACTTATAGTTCTCTTATTTATGGCTTATGTCATGCAAGAAGACCTTGGGAAGCCTTTGAGCTCTTTAAGGATATGTGTGCAACTGACTATCTTCCGGATGTAGTAACATACTCAACTCTGGTACATGGCTTTTGTGAAAATGGACATCTTGACATAGCATTCTCCTTATTCAATGAGATGCAAATGACCAAAGTGAAGCCTAATGTAGTTACATACAATATCCtaattgaaggcatgtgcaaAGCTGGAAGGTTTAAGGATGTAAAGAATTTGTTATCTGGACTTTTTATTGATCGATTGCAGCCTACAGTATacacatataatataataattgatGGACTTAGCAAGAAAGGATTCCTAGATAAAGCATACCAAGTCTTCAAAAATATGGAAAACAGTGTCTGCTTGCCAGATAATTGTTCTTATAATGTGATGATTCATGGATTTCTTCGGTGCAAGGATTTGGCCAAGGCAGCAGAGCTTATTCGTGACATGCGTGGCAAGGGCTTCTCTGCAGATAACACCACAGTGGAGTTGGTGGCTGAGAATGATGCTATAGTGAAATTACTATAA